One genomic region from Bufo bufo chromosome 3, aBufBuf1.1, whole genome shotgun sequence encodes:
- the NUAK2 gene encoding NUAK family SNF1-like kinase 2, with protein MEVREAGLRRQAVKRHLHKHNLKHRYEFLESLGKGTYGTVKRARDKQGKEVAIKSIRKDRIKDEQDMLHIRRETEIMSSLCHPHIISIYEVFENSSKIVIVMEYASQGDLYDYICERQRLSEQEARRFFRQIVSAVQYCHANGIVHRDLKLENILLDENKNVKIADFGLSNIYHSDSLLQTYCGSPLYASPEIVNGRPYIGPEVDSWSLGVLLYILVHGCMPFDGQDYKKLVTQISCGAYKEPSHPSDACGLIRWLLMVNPERRATLTDVASHWWVNWGYQHSLCEPESTKDTPFSIVGGWLRKSSRPLWDNSAKMRSFLRQHLPGATVTRQRSLKRSKRENMSRVITPQDSQEKPPTVPPAPKKGILKKPQQRESGYYSSPEHSEDSPMGEDDDSPVFTVPTSMEALNTGTNGQEAATSVVRKGILKRNGKFSSAGAAPELSFDAVDCSLRNEKLPVGTLAREKVQSTVSQESILSTESFELLDFPTRYRERPRGKNRSMRVSISAEDLLKLETDENNENDGPRLWDMGCYRTRMAESCLSLGVAEEEAMQVYRTAVLIGRELS; from the exons ATGGAGGTGAGGGAAGCCGGTTTGCGCCGCCAGGCCGTCAAGAGGCATCTTCACAAGCACAACCTGAAGCACCGCTATGAGTTCCTGGAGAGTCTGGGGAAAGGCACGTACGGCACGGTGAAGAGAGCCCGCGACAAGCAGGGGAAGGAG GTGGCCATTAAGTCTATCCGCAAGGACCGTATAAAAGATGAGCAGGATATGCTACATATTCGACGAGAGACTGAGATTATGAGCTCCCTGTGCCATCCTCATATCATTTCTATATATGAAG TGTTTGAGAACAGCAGCAAAATAGTGATTGTGATGGAGTACGCAAGCCAAGGTGATCTGTACGATTATATCTGCGAGCGCCAGCGGCTCAGCGAACAAGAGGCAAGGCGCTTCTTCAGGCAGATTGTGTCTGCTGTTCAGTACTGTCACGCG AATGGGATTGTACATCGGGATCTCAAGCTAGAAAACATTCTTCTGGATGAAAACAAAAATGTGAAG ATTGCAGATTTTGGCCTTTCCAACATTTACCACTCAGACAGCCTTCTTCAGACCTACTGTGGCAGTCCGCTGTATGCATCTCCAGAAATAGTCAATGGCAGGCCATATATCGGACCAGAG GTCGATAGCTGGTCCCTAGGAGTTCTTCTCTACATTCTGGTCCATGGTTGCATGCCCTTTGATGGACAGGATTACAAAAAGTTAGTGACTCAAATCAGCTGCGGTGCCTACAAAGAGCCAAGCCACCCCTCGG ATGCATGCGGACTTATTCGATGGCTTCTAATGGTAAACCCTGAGAGAAGGGCCACTCTGACTGATGTGGCCTCTCACTGGTGGGTGAATTGGGGATATCAGCACTCACTTTGTGAACCAGAATCGACCAAAGACACCCCATTCTCAATTGTTGGTGGATGGCTTCGGAAATCCTCCCGTCCTTTGTGGGATAATAGTGCTAAGATGCGCTCGTTTTTACGGCAACATCTTCCAGGGGCAACAGTAACCCGCCAACGTTCACTGAagcgatccaagagggaaaatatGAGTCGGGTAATAACGCCTCAGGACTCTCAGGAAAAGCCTCCTACTGTGCCACCGGCTCCTAAAAAAGGCATTTTAAAGAAGCCTCAGCAGAGAGAGTCTGGCTATTACTCCTCTCCTGAGCACAGTGAGGATTCACCGATGGGAGAGGATGATGATTCTCCTGTATTTACTGTGCCAACAAGTATGGAAGCTTTGAATACGGGTACAAATGGACAAGAGGCAGCCACCAGTGTGGTTAGGAAAGGAATTCTCAAGCGCAATGGAAAGTTCTCTTCTGCTGGAGCAGCACCAGAGTTGTCTTTTGATGCTGTAGACTGTTCTTTAAGGAATGAAAAGTTACCTGTTGGCACGCTGGCTCGTGAGAAAGTACAGTCCACTGTTAGCCAAGAAAGCATTCTTTCCACTGAGTCTTTTGAGTTACTAGACTTTCCCACTCGGTACAGAGAGCGTCCAAGAGGAAAAAATAGATCTATGAGGGTTAGTATCTCCGCAGAAGATCTTCTGAAATTAGAAACAGATGAGAACAATGAAAATGATGGTCCCAGGCTCTGGGATATGGGATGCTATCGGACACGGATGGCAGAGAGCTGTCTGTCTTTAGGTGTGGCGGAAGAAGAAGCAATGCAGGTTTACAGGACTGCGGTGCTCATTGGTCGAGAGTTGAGCTAA